The Hyperolius riggenbachi isolate aHypRig1 chromosome 3, aHypRig1.pri, whole genome shotgun sequence genome window below encodes:
- the CYB5D1 gene encoding cytochrome b5 domain-containing protein 1 — protein sequence MSPARAPYYTPREVSRHSTARDLWLSFLGRVYDLSPLAAQHRGDILLKPIIEAAGKDISHWFNPKTKDIKTFIDPQTGCLRYYTPQGRFLHVSPSYPCSDWDTDFGRPWWKDSSYEIGILSSKTRTIRIINTLTSQEHTLEVCSEETIWEILQRYLPYNAHAASYTWKYCGVPLNMDMTLEENGVQDEDGEFDELKMDSDLYTASIHLYFNDDLTEL from the exons ATGTCTCCGGCCAGGGCTCCGTACTACACGCCGCGGGAGGTGTCCCGGCACAGCACCGCCAGGGACCTGTGGTTGTCCTTCCTGGGCCGGGTGTACGACCTgagcccgctggctgcccagcacCGAG GGGATATTTTATTGAAGCCAATCATCGAAGCCGCTGGGAAGGACATCAGCCACTGGTTCAACCCCAAGACAAAAGAC ATCAAGACGTTCATTGATCCGCAGACTGGCTGCTTGCGGTACTACACCCCTCAGGGTCGCTTTCTCCACGTGTCCCCTTCCTATCCTTGCTCAGACTGGGACACAGATTTTGGACGGCCATGGTGGAAGGATTCATCATATGAGATTGGCATCTTGTCTTCTAAAACCCGAACCATTCGTATCATTAACACGCTGACATCCCAAGAGCACACGCTGGAG GTTTGCTCAGAAGAGACCATATGGGAGATCCTGCAGCGGTATCTGCCGTACAACGCCCATGCCGCCAGCTACACATGGAAGTACTGCGGGGTCCCGCTGAACATGGACATGACGCTGGAGGAGAACGGGGTGCAGGATGAAGATGGCGAGTTTGATGAGCTGAAGATGGATTCTGACCTGTATACAGCCAGCATCCACTTATACTTCAACGACGACCTGACTGAACTGTGA